The window TCACCACCATGGTCCCCAGCTGGGCGGCAAAAGCAGCTCCGGTCCTGCCGGCCATGATAATACCCGTCATGACCGCACCCATTATTCTCACTGTTGCTATGCCGACCAAATCAGCGACATATACCTGCGCTCCGAAAAGTTTGAGCTGCATAACGCCTACAAAAGCCAGGATGACTCCAAAAAGGAAACTTATCAAAGACACTATCGGGACTGCATATACACCCGTTTCCTGCAAGAATATGCCAAAATCACTCCAACGAAACTGAATCCGGCCACAGAAAAATCGCCAAACCGGAAACGTAACCTCACCAATAAAGGAGAGTATCTTTTGTATAGATTTGAGGAAATAAATGGCGTCTTCGCCAATTCTTTCGAAAAATGGCCGGGTGGTCTGCCCTCGCTCTGCCCCCTCCTTTTTTGGTACTTCCTTCGAGAGCGTGTACAGTTGTTGAACCCCTTCCGGCAATCCGCTGAGATTCAATTCTACACCCACTGCATGCAGTTGTTCTTCCAGATCTATGATAAAGGTCAGTAAGCAGGTATCCCAGCTCAAGAGTTCGGCAGAATCAAAAGATACCTTAACTATGGAACCTTGACGCATCTCGCCGACAACGTCAGCAACAGCTGGCGTTTTATCTACCATGTGCCAGTTTCCAGTCAGTTTCAATATCAGTTCTGAACCGCCAGGACTCAAGAACTCTATTGTCGCTTCTTTCATGCCTTCTCCGGTCGATTATCGGCTGTAATAAAAAAGATCAGTGCCACTATTATATCGAACTCGGTGAAACCTTTAAGTACAATATTGATGCCTTAATTAGTTAGGCCCCAACCTCTGTGTCTTCTTTCCCGCCTTTCCAACACCTTAGCCGAACAAACGTTACTTTAAGGAAAAAACGACGCACCAAAGAACACACGTTATGTTTACTCAGAAAGTGTACAAACCAATCGCGAGACAACACAGAGGAAGTTTCATAAGGACAGGCAAACAAAAGAATTGTATGTATTCGCGGATGATTGCCTGTTGGTGAAGAAAAAAGATGGCGCGTTACATGCCTACTGAAAACATCGCATCGAGGTCATGTTGCGAAAACGCTTTAAATGCCAGCATAGTTTCGGTATTTTCTATGCCTTCAATAGACCGCATCTGATCAGTGACAAGTACTGCTAGATCATCGTTTGTCTTTACCCTGATAATTGCAACAAGATCATAACTCCCACTTACAGAGTAAACTTCTGACACTCCACTGATATTGACCATCTTTTGTGCAACATCAGATATACCTGTTCTTTTGGCCTTTATGAGTATTATTGCGGTAACCATATCTCTCACTCCATTTTTTTTCAGATGCAGTTTTGACACTCTTCATAAAACAATGAAGCGAAGATATAATCGAATATCCTCGCCTCTGCAATGTCACGCTAATATTCAATTATTAATCTTGTTTTTATCGCTTTTTCCTGCGTCTCGTAACCAGAGCGGCCATACCGGCACCCATGAGGAGTATCGTTGCGGGCTCAGGTATTGGTTCTGTTTTTTCCAGGCTTAAAAAGCTCAGGTGACTTACCGCATTTTGCATATCAAAGTCCGCTCCATTCCAAGTCACCAGGCCGTCACCATCATCCTGCATCGCATAGCTTATTTTACCTGTCTTAACGATGTAATAATCCCAATTGTCAGTCAACCCTGGATCATAACCCGTGAGAACATTCGTCTCTGGATATATATTTGCGATTTTAGCAACAAAGTCTAAATCTGGATCATCGTACTCCAACCCGAGAAGTGCCTCTACCCAGTTCTCCTCTGCCGCTAAGCTGTTGTTATTGAGATCCATTGGATTAATATCATTCCCATCCCAACCGATAGGTGAACAGGATGAGTACATAGTCAAATCTGTCGTATCAATATCGCCTATAAGCGAGTCGGCATAAACATTCGTGCCGATCAACGCTCCCCCAACCACTGCTACAATCAGTGTTTTTTTCAACACGACTCCCCCTTTTTCAATGAATTGTTGCCGATAAAAGCAGGTGTTGAAGTTCAATATTGCGGTTCAACTCAGAAGCCGTCAATACACCACTTCAACAAAGCCCTGCTGCGGCATATTTCTTTCAAAACTTCGGAATTGCGCAAGAATTTCAGATAACAGGGATAGCTTTACAGTAAAAATTGCAGATGGGAATTCGT of the Desulfosediminicola ganghwensis genome contains:
- a CDS encoding MlaE family ABC transporter permease, whose amino-acid sequence is MKEATIEFLSPGGSELILKLTGNWHMVDKTPAVADVVGEMRQGSIVKVSFDSAELLSWDTCLLTFIIDLEEQLHAVGVELNLSGLPEGVQQLYTLSKEVPKKEGAERGQTTRPFFERIGEDAIYFLKSIQKILSFIGEVTFPVWRFFCGRIQFRWSDFGIFLQETGVYAVPIVSLISFLFGVILAFVGVMQLKLFGAQVYVADLVGIATVRIMGAVMTGIIMAGRTGAAFAAQLGTMVVNEEIDALKTLGISPVEFLVLPRMIALTMMMPLLTLFANLMGIIGGGAVAVGVYDINSVVYFSRVSEAVTLNDLFIGLFSGTTFGVLISLAGCLRGLECGSDASAVGDATTSAVVTSIVAIIVDTAIIIIACSILGI
- a CDS encoding Lrp/AsnC family transcriptional regulator, translating into MVTAIILIKAKRTGISDVAQKMVNISGVSEVYSVSGSYDLVAIIRVKTNDDLAVLVTDQMRSIEGIENTETMLAFKAFSQHDLDAMFSVGM
- a CDS encoding PEP-CTERM sorting domain-containing protein, which codes for MLKKTLIVAVVGGALIGTNVYADSLIGDIDTTDLTMYSSCSPIGWDGNDINPMDLNNNSLAAEENWVEALLGLEYDDPDLDFVAKIANIYPETNVLTGYDPGLTDNWDYYIVKTGKISYAMQDDGDGLVTWNGADFDMQNAVSHLSFLSLEKTEPIPEPATILLMGAGMAALVTRRRKKR